The genomic DNA TTTGTCTAGTTCTTCTCCTAATCCTCTAATCCCTTCTATCTATTCCCAATTATCTCAATCCATAGTGATGAAAGCTGTTCATGATAATCCAATTTGTAGTGAGTCCactacaactggtatcagagcggtCGATTCTCCGACCGCTACGATGGCCGCTGCAACAACTAAAgcttcacaagtagaaccgaaaATTGAAGAATTAACCAGTAGGGTTGATATCTTAGAACAAGATAAATATGAAGCCAGAAAAGCATTATATAATGAATTATTTGATTTGAGAATGATGTCTATACGTCTAATCTGGGATAAGAATTCACCAGATCGTGATTTTAATCTTCTACAAATTTAAACTCTCATCTCCATCGCCGAGAAGAAGTTGGAATCACTACAAGTTGAAGTGGTTGGGGATTCGGACGCTACGGAGGTGGAGGATGAGATTGTCACGGAAGATGTGATAATTGATTCAAATTCAGCTAGTAATTTCACTGAACAATATTCAAACCCACCAGTACCCGATGAAGTTTTAgattctacaacaacaacaaatcactCTCACAGATGTGGTAAATCGGAGTCCGAGTAAGAAATCGGTGAAAAGCTAGAATCGACTACAATTGCTGCCAAATCAGTTTCAGATAAAGGTAATTGTCGGTTTATACAAAGAATTGATTTATCTAGCGTCAATGgatatgatgatgttgatgagatTCAGAAACACAAGGTGACCTCATTTTTTCTGGATTACCAAGTAGGTAAACCATTCAATTGTGGTAATGAATCTGGTGTTGATGATGTGGGTTTTCAAGCTAGAGGGGCTATAGAGAGTGAGGTAAAGAATTTCAGCTCGTCAAAGAGGTTCACTCGTATTTCTTCTACTCTCCTAGCTAGAGATAAATATAATTGCAAATCTGAACCTAAATCTGCTTTCTGCAATGTCAGTGGATTTGGTGTTACATGTAGAGTTAAGGACTACAACTCTCTAGTGATGAAGCTAATTTATCCTCAAGAAATTCAGGATGGTAAACAATTACTTACCCTTATTGAATTGATCAGGATGTATTCTcactataataacaacaattctaattttagttttagttttagtaTGCTTAAATCGGGTTTGCTTGTTCGAAATAGGTTGATTTTAATGCACCCTTACAATGCTAATGTTATCTATAAGTTGATTCTAGAATTTGGGTGTGGGTTAGAACTGTTGACTGTGAATTCGAAGGAGCTTCTGTATGTTGTTTCACCTAGTTCTGATTATGGTGGTATGCCTTTTGATCGTGGTAAAGAGTGCGAAACTATGAGAAGGGATTTTTATTTTGGTCAACGTAATTCAAAACTCGACATAGGTACATTTTGGTGTTTGATGGTTCTGAATGGGTTCATTTTAAAGAATAGTTTCAGTGCAAATTTTTATTGTGAGATGAATTCTGAACTTGGGTACCATATGGATTTGTTAATTGAGTATTCAAGTGTCTTTGAATTGGTAAAAGGGGGATACCAGAGTGTTGTCAGCAAGCTCTTTTAGGAGAAGTCACAACAGCATAATGTTCTCTGCATTAatttgagatcttatgtaacaatGAAATATGAGTCTAGCAATGCAGGTGGACTAATTCTTCAGATTCTTGTCAACAGTGGATGGAGTTTCAAGGGCAATGTGGGATTTCTAAAGTTACAGCTGAGGTATTGTTTTCTCACGATCCTTGGTTGTGCACGAAGTATTTTGATCAGTGCAAGATGTCTCGATTGTAACATGTATAATACTGGAAAGGTATTTGATCGGGGACGGTGGGTAGGACCGATTATAAGTAGTTCTAAATTATGCTTGAATATTCTTACTTCTGATATGTTGGTTCTTACAGAGTGTACTTCGATAAATGAGTACAATGGGAAATTTTTTTATGAGCTAATTCTAGCACTTCGATACTGTTCACAACCATTATGGGAGTATTCAAATGTACTTGTGTATGTGTTTCTGAGCAATAGTGACAGGCAGGTTAATTGCAAGCTCCTTGAAGAAATGTTGCAGCTTCTTATTGGTTTCCACACTTTGGCTACTGCTCGACATGACCTTCCTTGTGACAGTAGAGTGTTGGGTTTTTCGTTACAAGACAAGAGGCATTATAGATGTGTAGAGTTCTGCAAAAGAACTATGGGGATTAACGCTTGTGAAGTCTTCTGTACAGGTTCTTGGCATGTTGATAATGGTGGTGAATGGAATGAACATGGCAGTTTAATAAAGACTCAGTCGAAAGTTGCAGTTCTGTGGTGTGCCTTCACGATGGTTAAGGTATTTATGTACTATACTCTAGTAGGTATTCTCACCTGGGTTGCTGCTCCGCAATACAAACTCGTCCACAGTCAGTTATTAGGTTTACTAATTCGAATAAGAGGAGTGGAGTTCTGCAAAAGAAGAGTGGAAAACAGATGTTATGCGTTGCTCAGTCAAATGTGTATAGAAGATGTTGGTGAAAGGTATTGGATAATGTCAGCTTTTGTGAGAAACTTCCTTCTTGGATTTTTACATGATCTTCACATAGGAAAATATAAAAACCTCAAGTTGGAACCAAGTACTGGCACTGCTAAACAACCTTCTTGTGGCACTATTCGAGAGGGTGAAGCTATTTCCACAGTATTTGGTGGGATATATATGATGAGAGCTGTGGAGATGAGATCGATAATACATCAGCTGGATACGTCAGCTTCAGTTTACAGAACTAATGACTTAAAAGTGATGAAGGACCACTACTTTTCGGCAATCAAGTTTCAGCAGCTAAAAACTCTTCCTCTTGAGAAGGGTAGGAAGTTTGAGTTACTCGTCAGGAATGTGGTAGTTAATCCCTTAACATCGGGAATGTGTTTGCGACAACAACTCCTACGTATACAAGGTTATTACATGGAAGTAAACATGAAGATTCATGCTCTAGACTCAACTAGTAATGAAGACGGTATGCTCAAGGGTGCTTATACAGTCAATTGCGGCTACAATAGAATCATGGCCAAGCTTAATATCTGCAATTCACTGTTAAGGAATCAATGGGTTGTGAACTGTATCTTGAAGTATGCCAAGGTCGCATCCACCTTTATTACTGAATTCGAGAAGCAGCTACAACAACTGTGTCTTCCATTAGCCGAGCTCAACTATCAATCCTCTACAACCAGGCTCATTTTATACtttccatccttgaggacaaggatgattcGGAGAGGTGGGTATTTGTCATGTACCTGGGGTAGGATAGAAAGGGTAATTGTGGTAGTTTGTTATTATTGTAAGGGCAATCCGGGTATTGGTGTCGTGGGACATTTCTACAACTATATAGGCCGTggatgttgtaaggaaggataaCGAATAATCAATGAATTAATCTCTCCCAGTTATTCTATCTCTCTCTGGCTATGTCTCTCCCTCCTGTAATGTAATTTGTCTAGTTCTTCTCATAATCCTCTAATCCCTTCTATCTATTCCCAATTATCTCAATCCATAGTGATGAAAGATGTTCCTGATAATCCAATTTGTAGTGAGTCCACTACATAAAGCTGGATTTTTTTTACCGGATTACATTTAACTTTGGATACCAAACTCGCATGAAATTCATTTCATAATTGAGAACAAACTAGGAAGTATACAAGTATGAGAATTGCCCACAAAAATATTTGTGGCAGGTTAACTGTAAGCCAACGTTAATGCCCTAAACTAATTTATCGATCAGAATTTAGATATCTTTATGTGGAATTTTTCAACTGATTGGGATTAAATGGGAGGAGCTTATCATACGATAATCATGAATATAACGAATCATCCCAGCTCTTTATATAAAGTGGTAGCACGAATAACTCATGATTCCTTTGACTGCCATTACTGTAAATCTTAATATTGGAAAATTAAAAATAAGTGTTTGAAATAAATTACCATGCATGGGCCTTTATTTGGTACCTTTGATTGCCATTACCTGCATCGAATTGAATGTATTATGACATGAAAAAAATGGATTTATGTCAGTGACTTATGGCCACCAACATCTAAGATAAAGGCCAGCAGAGTATTTGCTTATATGAATGTACCGAAGGAACGAATGTTGAGACCATGTCTTATCATGGAAGAGGGAATTTCCTTAAAATCATATGCGACAACATTTTTATTTAATGTGTAAAGCAGTAGAAAAAATACCATGTTCTATCGGAAGTAATCTAAATTGTTTTGGATCCATAGATAAAAGAACGACGAGACTTGATTCAGCGAGGTAATGAGTTAAAAATGTTTATCGGTGATGCATTAGACGATAGCTAAAGGATTTAGCTATAATCCTTTGTAAAAATTCTTATAGAATAGTTATCGGTGAACATACACCGATCAAGACTTGGTTTGGTTATTATAAGTATTTCTAATTAAAAATATTGTTAAATATGGTTGGTCGATGGTTCATGTATAGATAAACCATTCGCCTATTGATTTGGCTATTTTCTCATAATCCCTTATTGAATTCGCTAGATGTGTGGCAGGGATTAAGGGTTTAGGAGAATAACATTTTTCTTTATATAAGGGTACCCTTTTCTGATAGGACAATGTTTTAAGAAGTTAGCATTATGATTCCTTCACGCTAACTTTAGGAATATAAATTTTCTCACTTTATATTAGACTTAAACAGAAGGATGCGGAAAGTTCAAGTTACTTCACAAACAAATTTTACAGTGTGCCATTAAACTAATTGATTCGGTTTTGATCCATTTTAGTTAAATATATGATACTTAAACTAGGAAGTAAATAAATgtgaattaaaaataataatttgtgtAAAATCATAATGTATTAGTAATAAAATCCGAAAAATATAGGAGGTAAAATTTGTAGAATTggtattaacaaaaataaaaaatataggaaaaaTATCGAATGAGTTAATTAGATCACATCAAGCAGCAAAAACATCAATTCAAAACCCGggccgttacgacacgggttatATCCTAGTGTGACCACAAAAACCGATTAAGTAgcctttggtttcatcattgctTAGCCCATAATCGGATTTTATGAACATTTATAAACATCGATTGTTAATGTGtaatgttagaatcggattttatatgtgtatcgagtaaaccgattgttgtaagAAAAAATGCCCAattttttgtatcttttttttttgttagaatcagattacatgagcacttatataaaccgattatctATGTGTTATGTTAGAAATCATATTTTAAATTTGTATCGAGTAAATCGATTGTGTACCTAGAATTCAAAAATATGCATTGAATTCCATTGTTGTTTGTCGCTTATCTCCGTATTCTACAGGCCAAACAAGAGCAAGCAACCACGGCAAGCCGAAAACAAATATAAGAGGAAAAATGACTTTGATTCTCCTCAAAGTTCGGGACCTCGTCGAGAGGGTGGTcaaaatttgaatgcttcccCACCTAAGGGGCTTGGGGAGTAAATCCAAAGGTATCTGCATCAATGACCCACCGCCCCAAACGGAGCAAccaacacaagaagaatctgattttTCTACACCTACTGAAGAAGGAGGTGGTGATAGAGAAGTTGTTGAAGGAGAAAGTGAGGAGGTCAATGATGAAAAAAGTGGTGGTAAGGAGgtcaatgaagaagaaagtggtggcaagaaagttgatgaagaagaaaatgagaatgAAGGTGATGAAGAATAAAGTGAGAATGAAGGTGATGAAGAATAAAGTGAGAATAAAGTTGGTGAAGAGATAGGAGAATTTCAAGAACAAGTTCAAGGAGGAGAAGTTTAAGAACAATCCAAGAAGAAGAAGTTCAACAACAAGTTCAAGGAGGAGACGCTCAAGAACAAGGTAAGACAGATGGTAAGAATGAtggtccaaagaagaagaaaggggaccACATGCCCGACCCGTCGAAGATGTTTCCTCGCGGCCATAATAATACCGTTTACGGGTTACCCGATGATGGAGAAAAGTTGTTATAGGGGGTATAAAGAGATTTGGGTCGTTGTCGTCTACCATACCATAGTACTACCTAAACCTTATACTATGTAACACAAAACTTATTATCCGTGTAGTGTTTTAATTATTATCAATCAGATTTGTTTTGTAGGATCACAAGGATGTCGTTCGTTGTATGAATCCAAGAACGTCAGTGAGTATGATGAAGAATTATCCACTGGAAGCACTAGAATCAACCGTTGGAGAAGTTGAGGAAGTAATCGAGATAGTCAAATCTATGGGGTTATTGCATGCGATCGACAATTTGGTTCTTGGTTACGATAAACCTCTTTGTTCCGCTTTTGCCAAGATATTTTATAGGGAAACGGATACTTTGCATCTTCCGTTTGGCGAAATGGCGATAACTCAAAATGATGAGAAGTTCATTACCGGGctaagcatagaaggtaaagCCGTGAAGCACGAAAACTATGCGCAAGATCTTAAGTGGGACAAGATTTACGAGTTCACTAAGAatgtgttccaatgggatgagaAGAAGACCAAGTCAGGTATTTTACATGGAAACGGATACTTTGCATCTTCCGTTTGGCGAAATGGCGATAACTCAaaatgatgcgaagttcattaccaggctaagcatagaaggtaaagCTGTGAAGCACGAAAACTATACGCAAGAGCTTGAGTGGGACAAGATTTACGAGTTCACTAAGAatgtgttccaatgggatgagaAGAAGACCAAGTCAGAGATGCTAGTAGGCCAAGCAAAGAAGAGGATATTCAGTCTCGCATGATTGAGGTACAACTCCATGGGAACAAAGAAGCTTCGTGCTGAGGGAAAAGAGGTGACCAAGGAACGTATATTTGCTACGGCCAATGCGTATGTCCTCTACATCCTGGGAGCTGTTATCCTCCCCGACGTTTATGGAAAAGAGGTGACCAAGGAACGTATATTTTCTACGGCCAATGCGTATATTTTCGTGCTTCACAGCTTTACCTTCTATGCTTATCCTGgtaatgaacttcgcatcatttTGAGTTATCGTCATTTCGCCAAACGGAAGATGCAAAGTATCCGTTTCCATGTAAAATACCCGTGTGAGCGCCAACTTTATTCAGATGTTGCAACCATTTGACAAGATTCACGAATACTCTTGAGGGTctgccatccttgcacactcgttgaacGAGTTGAG from Papaver somniferum cultivar HN1 unplaced genomic scaffold, ASM357369v1 unplaced-scaffold_24, whole genome shotgun sequence includes the following:
- the LOC113340988 gene encoding uncharacterized protein LOC113340988, which produces MYNTGKVFDRGRWVGPIISSSKLCLNILTSDMLVLTECTSINEYNGKFFYELILALRYCSQPLWEYSNVLVYVFLSNSDRQVNCKLLEEMLQLLIGFHTLATARHDLPCDSRVLGFSLQDKRHYRCVEFCKRTMGINACEVFCTGSWHVDNGGEWNEHGSLIKTQSKVAVLWCAFTMVKVFMYYTLVGILTWVAAPQYKLVHSQLLGLLIRIRGVEFCKRRVENRCYALLSQMCIEDVGERYWIMSAFVRNFLLGFLHDLHIGKYKNLKLEPSTGTAKQPSCGTIREGEAISTVFGGIYMMRAVEMRSIIHQLDTSASVYRTNDLKVMKDHYFSAIKFQQLKTLPLEKGRKFELLVRNVVVNPLTSGMCLRQQLLRIQGYYMEVNMKIHALDSTSNEDGMLKGAYTVNCGYNRIMAKLNICNSLLRNQWVVNCILKYAKVASTFITEFEKQLQQLCLPLAELNYQSSTTRLILYFPSLRTRMIRRGGYLSCTWGRIERVIVVVCYYCKGNPGIGVVGHFYNYIGRGCCKEG